Part of the Brassica oleracea var. oleracea cultivar TO1000 chromosome C8, BOL, whole genome shotgun sequence genome is shown below.
TTCTCTAACAACTTCAACGACCAACTTCTTGATGCTACACTCAACGGTAAGAAAATAAACCATTTCATATGTTTTGTTAATAACTTCTTTTGACTTTTATTTTCATTTTCTTGTGATTAATAGGTTCAAGTGAATCAGAAACACTCCATGATAAGTTTATAGGAGGGCTTTTAAAACCGGGTTTCGATGAAGGTTCTTGCGTGAGTAGGTATACTCAATCATTGTTGTATCGCAAGCCTTCGCCATACAAGCCATCACCATATCTTGTCTCTAAGCTTAGAAGCTATGAGAAGCTTCACAAGCGTTGCGGTCCAGGCACAAAAGCTTACAAGAAAGCAACAAAGAATCTTGGTCATGACGATGAGAATTACGCAAGCAAATCCGTTGGTAAATGCAGATACATTGTGTGGGTTGCGGTTTACGGGCTAGGAAACAGAATACTCACTCTTGCATCTGTCTTCCTCTATGCTCTCTTGACAAACAGAGTCGTTCTCGTTGATCAAAGCAAAGACATTAGTGATCTCTTCTGCGAGCCGTTTCCAGGTACATTTTTTTTTAAATACTAAAAGATCCGGGTCAGGTCCGAAACCGCAACATGTAATATTAGTTTCGTCTCAGCCGTCACTCGAACTGTAGACTTCTGACACAATGACCAGAGTCCTTTCCAGTTGAGCTAACGATCTCTGGTGTTTCCAGGTACTTCATGGTTACTCCCTCGTGACTTTCCATTGATGAAGCAGATTGATGGATACAACAAGGAGTACTCTCGTTGTTACGGAACAATGTTGAATAATCATGCCATTAGCGCGAACTCAACCCCAAGGCATCTATATCTTCATATCTTACATGATTCAAGAGATGAAGATAAAATGTTCTTTTGCACAAAGGATCAAGATATGATCGATAAGGTTCCTTGGTTGATAGTCAAAGCCAACGTCTACTTTGTTCCATCTCTGTGGTTTAATCCAACTTTTCAGACCGAACTGATGAAGCTATTCCCACAGAAAGAAGCAGTGTTTCATCACTTGGCTCGCTATCTTTACCACCCGACCAATCAAGTTTGGGGTATGATCACTAGGTACCACGACGCTCACTTAGCTAGAGCAGACGATAGGCTCGGGATTCAAATACGTGTGTTCAGCGACAAAGCGGGATACTTCCAACACGTCATGGACCAGATCTTGTCATGCACGCAAAGAGAGAAGCTATTACCAAAAGTAGTCTCACAAGAAGAGTCAAAACTCAATATGTCTGAAAGCCAGAAACTCAAAGCTGTTCTTGTCACATCTCTCTATCCAGAGTACGCTGATCGCCTCAAGAACATGTTTTGGGAACAACCTAGCTCGACAGGAGAGTTGATAGAAGTTTATCAACCAAGTGGAGAAAGGTATCAACAAACTGATAACAAGCTTCACGACCAAAAGGCCTTGGCCGAGATGTATCTTCTGAGTTTGACGGATAACATTGTCACAAGCGCAAGGTCCACGTTCGGATATGTTGCTCATAGTCTAGGAGGTTTAAAGCCTTGGCTGCTCTATCAACCAAGGGATGCTTCAGCTCCTGATCCGCCTTGTGTTCGATCCACGTCGATAGACCCTTGTCACCTTACTCCTCCCTCTCATGGATGTGATGCTGATTGGGGAACTGACTCAGGGAAGGTTGTTCCTTTTGTAAAGCATTGTGAGGATCGAGACAATGATGGTCTGAAGCTATTTGATGAGTTATAATAGGTCTTGTTTATTATAGCTGGTTTCATTTGTTTATTGAGTTACTGAAACAGAGGATCATATTTTCTCTCTTTTTATTCTCGTCTATAATAACGAGTGTTCCAAAAGTCGTATTAGTCTAGTCGTTCAAAAAATCGGTGTAGGCATCTGTCTAAATT
Proteins encoded:
- the LOC106310455 gene encoding fucosyltransferase 6-like, with protein sequence MLKQTKVNMFQISGDVFRALGLKIKIAITVIFSGLLIGSVILLTTSTFSNNFNDQLLDATLNGSSESETLHDKFIGGLLKPGFDEGSCVSRYTQSLLYRKPSPYKPSPYLVSKLRSYEKLHKRCGPGTKAYKKATKNLGHDDENYASKSVGKCRYIVWVAVYGLGNRILTLASVFLYALLTNRVVLVDQSKDISDLFCEPFPGTSWLLPRDFPLMKQIDGYNKEYSRCYGTMLNNHAISANSTPRHLYLHILHDSRDEDKMFFCTKDQDMIDKVPWLIVKANVYFVPSLWFNPTFQTELMKLFPQKEAVFHHLARYLYHPTNQVWGMITRYHDAHLARADDRLGIQIRVFSDKAGYFQHVMDQILSCTQREKLLPKVVSQEESKLNMSESQKLKAVLVTSLYPEYADRLKNMFWEQPSSTGELIEVYQPSGERYQQTDNKLHDQKALAEMYLLSLTDNIVTSARSTFGYVAHSLGGLKPWLLYQPRDASAPDPPCVRSTSIDPCHLTPPSHGCDADWGTDSGKVVPFVKHCEDRDNDGLKLFDEL